A single region of the Enterococcus mundtii genome encodes:
- a CDS encoding ornithine cyclodeaminase family protein, whose product MQIIDSHKVITHFSFTEAINVMEQCFKDFQVGKISQENRMVQQLPDGEKQNVFAMMPAYLGRNRYFGSKIITAFPSNHKQKLPSHLGEIMLFDSKNGQPVAMIDANAVTWIRTAAVSALATDYLAKPSADTLTLIGTGQQAVSHLAAITCVRKIHRVYVYDLDETRRKQFILEQQTNYPKLRFIDCSTLAEATIEADIVCTLTPSKHAFLSKKEVKPGTHINAIGTFTPEIRELTSDLMASGQLYVDDYQAVKRESGDYLIPLSEGKIDQTNILGSLGELVTHQKTGRTDEQAITIFDAVGLAVEDLCCAEYIYQKVKE is encoded by the coding sequence ATGCAAATCATCGATAGTCATAAAGTAATCACCCATTTTAGTTTTACAGAAGCAATCAACGTAATGGAACAGTGTTTTAAAGATTTTCAAGTCGGAAAGATTTCTCAAGAGAATCGAATGGTCCAACAATTACCAGATGGCGAGAAACAAAATGTATTTGCGATGATGCCCGCTTATTTGGGAAGAAACCGGTACTTTGGTTCAAAAATCATCACGGCTTTTCCAAGCAATCACAAACAAAAGCTACCATCACATTTGGGTGAAATCATGCTCTTCGATTCAAAAAACGGGCAACCCGTCGCAATGATCGATGCGAATGCCGTGACTTGGATACGAACAGCAGCAGTTTCAGCATTAGCCACAGATTATCTAGCAAAGCCATCAGCAGATACACTCACATTGATCGGAACTGGACAACAAGCAGTTTCACATCTAGCCGCAATTACCTGTGTCCGAAAGATTCACCGTGTATATGTCTATGATTTAGATGAAACACGACGAAAACAATTTATCCTAGAACAGCAAACTAATTATCCAAAACTGCGTTTTATTGATTGCTCGACATTGGCTGAAGCGACTATAGAAGCAGATATTGTCTGTACTTTAACACCTAGTAAACATGCTTTTTTATCAAAAAAAGAGGTTAAACCAGGCACGCATATCAATGCAATCGGTACATTTACACCAGAGATTCGTGAATTAACGAGTGATTTGATGGCATCTGGACAATTGTATGTAGATGATTACCAAGCGGTCAAAAGGGAAAGTGGCGACTATTTGATTCCCTTGTCAGAAGGGAAAATTGATCAGACAAACATCCTCGGTTCTCTAGGTGAATTAGTCACCCATCAGAAAACAGGGCGTACAGACGAACAAGCGATAACGATCTTTGATGCGGTTGGCTTAGCAGTGGAAGATTTATGTTGTGCCGAATATATTTATCAAAAAGTAAAGGAGTAG
- a CDS encoding PLP-dependent aminotransferase family protein: protein MSINSYENYPLTWRPDKKKLHRPIYQSLITQLEADILSNKLQKNTRLPSQRELADFLDINFTTVGQAYKLGLEKGLLYTSIGSGTFVSPNAFTSITISSDQVPDHVIDFGLVSSFDECNEMITPFIQAVSQNHATNGLLSYREPLGTTYQLTIAKKWLETQGVYASREQIAIVSGVQNGLAITLAALFSPGDRLAVDRYTYSNFIELAQLYHMEIVPIDFDAEGMLPELLEQECRKKAIHGIFLMPSCNNPIGFQLSAKRRQQLKEVITKQQLIVIEDDIHSFLTTYNQKTPIPSFQQLLPEQTIYLAGMTKFICAGMRVAFLVFPDKYKQNIQQAIFNINVKTSSLDAEIVTQILCSETAQDILETKSSYTKQANERFDTLFNLPRPTNPLPFYRNLPVRNDLSPKTIEQAFLNKGIRVYHSHRFTTQPQHDPFIRIALSSNPLEVLTKGLEIVKKEIVYFQR from the coding sequence ATGTCGATCAACTCTTATGAGAATTATCCACTGACTTGGCGTCCAGATAAAAAAAAGTTACATCGCCCAATCTACCAATCACTTATCACGCAGCTAGAAGCTGATATCTTATCAAATAAATTACAAAAAAATACAAGGTTACCTTCCCAAAGAGAACTAGCTGATTTTTTAGACATCAATTTCACAACAGTTGGTCAAGCTTATAAGTTGGGTCTAGAAAAAGGGTTACTCTATACAAGTATCGGGAGTGGGACATTTGTTTCCCCAAATGCGTTTACCTCCATCACTATTTCTTCTGATCAAGTACCTGATCATGTCATTGATTTTGGGTTAGTCAGTTCATTTGATGAATGCAACGAAATGATCACTCCTTTTATTCAAGCTGTTTCACAAAATCATGCGACTAACGGACTTCTTAGCTACCGTGAACCATTAGGGACAACCTATCAATTGACGATTGCCAAAAAATGGTTGGAAACACAAGGTGTCTATGCTTCAAGGGAACAGATTGCTATTGTTTCAGGTGTCCAAAACGGCTTGGCGATCACGCTAGCTGCTTTGTTTTCTCCAGGAGATCGTTTGGCAGTCGATCGCTATACTTATTCGAATTTCATTGAGCTTGCTCAGCTTTACCATATGGAAATCGTGCCGATTGATTTTGATGCGGAGGGTATGCTTCCAGAATTACTTGAACAAGAATGTCGGAAAAAAGCAATCCACGGTATTTTTCTGATGCCTTCATGTAACAATCCTATTGGGTTTCAACTATCTGCAAAACGGAGGCAACAGCTAAAAGAAGTCATTACAAAGCAACAATTGATCGTGATCGAAGACGACATCCATTCTTTTTTGACTACCTATAATCAAAAAACACCCATTCCCTCATTCCAGCAGTTACTTCCTGAACAAACCATTTATCTTGCCGGAATGACCAAGTTTATCTGTGCAGGCATGCGTGTTGCCTTTCTAGTATTTCCCGATAAGTACAAACAAAACATCCAACAGGCGATTTTCAATATCAATGTCAAAACCTCAAGTTTAGATGCTGAGATTGTCACGCAAATCCTATGTTCAGAAACCGCACAGGACATACTCGAAACAAAATCCAGCTATACAAAACAAGCAAATGAACGATTCGATACACTTTTCAACTTGCCTCGACCGACCAATCCACTTCCTTTTTATCGAAATCTCCCTGTTCGAAATGATCTGTCTCCGAAAACGATCGAACAAGCTTTTTTAAATAAAGGGATTCGTGTCTATCATTCACATCGTTTTACGACACAACCGCAACATGATCCTTTTATTCGAATTGCTTTATCCTCTAATCCTTTGGAAGTATTAACGAAAGGACTTGAAATCGTCAAGAAAGAAATCGTGTACTTTCAACGATGA
- a CDS encoding malolactic enzyme codes for MLTGLNLLNNPFLNKGTAFTKEERKKYGIAGMLPSTVQTLEQQSVQAYGQYLSKQTDLEKRIFLMNLFNTNRTLFYKLMGQHLVEFMPVVYDPVVADAIEQYNEIFLKPQDAAFLSIDEPELIKESLKNAAAGRDIRLIVVTDAEGILGMGDWGVNGVDIAIGKLMVYTAAAGINPAQVLPVSIDAGTNNEELLNNPLYLGNKHARVEGDSYYEFIDQFVSSATELFPELLLHWEDFGRGNAATILEKYEDKITTFNDDIQGTGIVVLAGVLGGLNISGESLKDQTILTFGAGTAGVGIANILLDEMIRQGVPEEEARKHFYQVDKQGLLFEDTEGLTPGQIPFARKRSEFTNSEELTNLEAVVKAIHPTIMIGTSTQPGAFTEEIVKEMASHTPRPIIMPLSNPTKLAEAKAKDLIEWTDGKALVGTGIPADDVEYNGVTYQIGQANNALMYPGLGLGLIASTATRVNAEIISQASRALGGIVDVTKPGAAILPPVARITEFSQTIAETVAQSVVDQQLNREEITDIKAAVEAAKWVPEYQDLEA; via the coding sequence ATGCTAACAGGGTTAAACTTATTAAATAATCCATTTTTAAATAAAGGAACTGCTTTTACAAAAGAAGAACGTAAAAAATACGGGATTGCCGGAATGCTTCCTAGCACAGTCCAAACATTAGAACAACAATCTGTGCAAGCATATGGCCAATACCTAAGCAAACAAACTGATTTAGAAAAACGTATTTTCTTAATGAACTTATTCAATACAAACCGCACACTTTTCTATAAATTGATGGGACAACATTTAGTAGAATTTATGCCGGTAGTATATGATCCAGTAGTTGCAGATGCAATCGAACAATACAATGAAATTTTCTTAAAACCACAAGATGCTGCATTTCTTTCGATCGATGAACCAGAATTGATCAAAGAAAGTTTGAAAAATGCCGCAGCTGGTCGTGATATTCGTTTGATCGTTGTTACAGATGCAGAAGGTATCCTTGGAATGGGTGACTGGGGAGTTAATGGTGTTGACATCGCAATTGGAAAACTAATGGTTTATACAGCAGCTGCTGGTATCAATCCAGCGCAAGTATTACCTGTATCGATCGATGCTGGTACAAACAATGAAGAGTTATTGAATAATCCGTTATATCTAGGAAACAAACATGCGCGTGTCGAAGGTGATTCTTACTATGAATTCATCGACCAATTCGTTTCATCTGCTACAGAACTATTCCCTGAATTATTGTTACACTGGGAAGACTTTGGTCGTGGCAATGCCGCAACGATCTTAGAAAAATATGAAGACAAAATCACGACATTCAATGATGACATCCAAGGAACAGGGATCGTCGTACTAGCTGGTGTACTCGGCGGATTGAATATTTCTGGTGAATCCTTGAAAGATCAAACGATCCTAACATTCGGAGCTGGAACAGCTGGAGTCGGCATTGCGAATATCTTATTAGATGAAATGATCCGTCAAGGTGTACCAGAAGAAGAAGCACGTAAACACTTCTATCAAGTGGATAAACAAGGACTATTATTCGAAGATACTGAAGGATTGACACCTGGACAAATTCCTTTTGCACGTAAACGTTCAGAATTTACCAATAGTGAAGAATTGACTAATTTAGAAGCTGTTGTCAAAGCAATTCACCCAACGATCATGATTGGTACATCTACTCAACCAGGGGCATTCACAGAAGAAATCGTCAAAGAAATGGCTAGCCATACACCACGACCAATCATCATGCCTTTGTCTAACCCAACAAAATTAGCAGAAGCAAAAGCAAAAGATTTGATTGAATGGACAGATGGAAAAGCATTAGTCGGAACAGGTATCCCTGCGGATGATGTGGAATACAATGGCGTGACTTATCAAATCGGACAAGCAAACAACGCATTGATGTATCCAGGTTTAGGACTTGGTTTGATTGCTTCAACAGCTACTCGTGTCAACGCTGAGATCATCTCACAAGCAAGTCGTGCATTAGGTGGTATCGTTGATGTCACAAAACCAGGGGCAGCTATTTTACCACCAGTTGCAAGAATCACTGAATTCTCACAAACGATTGCTGAAACAGTCGCTCAATCAGTCGTGGATCAACAATTGAACCGTGAAGAAATCACTGACATCAAAGCAGCTGTCGAAGCAGCTAAATGGGTGCCTGAATATCAAGATTTAGAAGCTTAA
- a CDS encoding 2-hydroxycarboxylate transporter family protein: MLHQEQTTSTVVKTNKEGFWETKISGVSLPIYLIMVLVLIVAMALGKLPTNMIGPIAVLVIFGNLFHFIGTKIPIVKSYLGGGSVFAIFASAAIATFGILPDYVVKSTENFVNNMGFLDFYIAALITGSILGMNRKLLMKASVRFIPVALISMVVSFFAVGLVGMLIGNGFANSVLYISLPAMAGGVGAGAVPLSTIYANVLGTDASAIISRLIPATAMTNVLAIIGAALVARAGQSMPKLNGNGKLMEKGDLGDGKPRNVKPSIPQLGVGLMVSITFFILGQICNFFVPKVHAYAFMIIIVVICKITNVLPEYYEDAAIMFNNLIVKNLTAAVLAGIGIALLNLNVLASALTWQFVVLCLTSVIVISLVSAFVGRLFGLYPIESTITAGLCNNSMGGTGNVAVLSASNRMELIAFAQMGNRLGGAIVLIISGFLMQLFS; the protein is encoded by the coding sequence ATGTTACATCAAGAACAAACGACTTCTACAGTCGTTAAGACAAACAAAGAAGGTTTTTGGGAAACAAAAATCAGTGGGGTCAGTTTACCTATCTATTTGATCATGGTTCTCGTTTTGATCGTTGCGATGGCATTAGGTAAATTACCAACAAATATGATCGGTCCTATCGCCGTGCTCGTCATTTTTGGGAATCTATTCCATTTTATTGGGACAAAAATCCCAATCGTCAAAAGTTATTTAGGTGGTGGTTCTGTTTTTGCGATCTTCGCTTCCGCAGCTATCGCAACCTTTGGTATTTTACCTGATTATGTCGTGAAATCAACTGAAAACTTTGTCAATAATATGGGCTTTTTAGACTTTTATATCGCTGCTTTGATTACCGGAAGTATTCTAGGAATGAACCGCAAATTATTGATGAAGGCTTCCGTTCGTTTTATCCCTGTTGCACTTATTTCTATGGTTGTTTCATTTTTTGCAGTTGGACTTGTGGGAATGTTGATTGGGAATGGCTTCGCTAATTCCGTATTATACATCTCTTTACCTGCCATGGCTGGTGGTGTAGGTGCTGGCGCTGTTCCACTATCAACTATTTATGCAAACGTCTTAGGAACAGATGCTTCTGCTATTATTTCACGTTTGATCCCTGCAACTGCAATGACAAATGTGCTAGCCATTATCGGAGCCGCTTTAGTGGCTCGTGCTGGACAATCCATGCCAAAATTGAATGGTAATGGGAAACTGATGGAAAAAGGCGATCTAGGTGACGGCAAACCACGCAATGTGAAACCTTCTATCCCTCAATTAGGTGTTGGTTTAATGGTCTCGATCACATTCTTTATTCTTGGCCAAATCTGTAATTTCTTTGTACCAAAAGTTCATGCTTATGCTTTCATGATCATTATTGTGGTCATCTGTAAAATCACCAATGTTCTTCCTGAATACTACGAAGATGCAGCAATCATGTTCAATAACTTGATTGTTAAAAACTTAACGGCAGCTGTTTTAGCAGGTATCGGGATTGCTTTATTGAACTTGAATGTTTTAGCTTCTGCTTTAACATGGCAATTCGTCGTACTCTGCTTAACAAGTGTCATCGTCATCTCCCTTGTCTCTGCATTTGTTGGTCGTCTATTTGGACTTTATCCGATCGAATCAACGATTACAGCAGGACTATGTAACAATTCAATGGGTGGTACAGGAAATGTTGCCGTCTTATCCGCATCAAACCGCATGGAATTGATTGCTTTTGCTCAAATGGGCAATCGTTTAGGTGGTGCGATCGTCTTGATCATTTCAGGATTTTTGATGCAACTATTTTCTTAA
- a CDS encoding IS1182 family transposase, which translates to MLSKQDMSKRAQIGFFSLEDLVPQDHLLRQIDQCIDFSFIYELVKEKYDEIQGRPSLDPILLIKLPMIQYLFGIKSMRQTIKEIEVNIAYRWFLGLSLEDPVPHFSTFGKNYMRRFKGTDLFEKIFYEILEQCIAEGIVDTSEVFIDSTHIKAHANRNKKESVEVMEQAVFYTDKLTKEITKNREKHLKKPLKETNAESKTSLKKRSTTDPESGWFHKGEHKEVFAYSSQVACDKHGWILGYTTHPGNFHDSRTFVSLFNKLKGAFPLEKLIMDAGYKTPAIAQLLLEHKLTPIFPYKRPMTKKGYFKKHEYVYDDYYNCYICPNNKILSYTTTNRKGYIEYKSNPKDCKNCPFLSKCTNSKNHTKVITRHIWAEALETCEEIRHQSWFKELYKKRKETIERIFGTAKEFHGLRYTNQIGIEKMHIKIGLTFACLNMKKLAKIKRIRVQKRRFPKGKLPNLSIIHRILHRKKTNLMFV; encoded by the coding sequence ATGCTCTCAAAACAAGATATGAGTAAACGCGCACAAATCGGTTTCTTTTCTCTTGAAGACTTGGTCCCACAGGACCATTTATTGCGTCAAATAGATCAATGTATTGATTTCTCCTTTATTTATGAATTGGTTAAAGAGAAATACGATGAAATCCAAGGACGTCCTAGCTTGGATCCTATTCTTCTAATTAAATTACCAATGATTCAATATCTATTTGGTATTAAAAGTATGAGACAAACAATAAAAGAAATAGAAGTGAATATCGCTTATCGCTGGTTTTTAGGTTTGAGTTTAGAAGATCCTGTTCCTCATTTTTCAACATTTGGTAAAAACTATATGCGACGGTTCAAAGGAACAGATCTCTTTGAAAAAATTTTTTATGAAATTCTAGAACAATGTATCGCTGAAGGTATCGTAGATACTTCGGAAGTATTTATTGATAGTACGCATATTAAAGCACATGCGAATCGTAACAAAAAAGAATCTGTCGAAGTAATGGAACAAGCTGTTTTTTATACAGATAAGCTGACAAAAGAAATCACCAAGAATCGAGAAAAACATTTAAAAAAGCCCTTAAAAGAAACAAACGCAGAAAGTAAAACCTCCTTGAAAAAAAGAAGTACGACTGATCCTGAAAGTGGTTGGTTTCACAAAGGTGAACACAAAGAAGTTTTTGCTTATAGCTCACAAGTGGCGTGTGATAAACATGGATGGATACTAGGTTATACTACACACCCAGGGAACTTTCATGACAGTCGTACGTTTGTTTCTTTGTTTAACAAGCTCAAAGGAGCTTTTCCCCTAGAAAAATTGATTATGGATGCTGGGTATAAGACACCAGCAATTGCACAATTACTACTCGAACATAAATTGACCCCGATTTTCCCATATAAACGTCCGATGACTAAAAAAGGCTATTTCAAGAAACATGAATATGTTTATGACGATTACTATAATTGTTATATCTGTCCCAATAATAAAATACTCTCTTATACCACTACCAATCGTAAAGGATATATCGAATACAAAAGCAATCCAAAGGATTGTAAAAATTGTCCTTTCTTATCTAAGTGTACCAACTCAAAAAATCATACCAAAGTAATCACTAGACATATTTGGGCTGAAGCTTTAGAAACCTGTGAAGAGATACGCCATCAAAGTTGGTTCAAAGAACTTTATAAAAAGAGAAAAGAAACCATTGAACGAATTTTTGGGACAGCAAAAGAATTTCATGGATTACGTTATACCAATCAAATAGGAATTGAAAAAATGCACATAAAAATTGGGCTTACTTTTGCGTGTCTTAATATGAAAAAGCTAGCAAAAATAAAAAGGATCAGAGTGCAAAAGAGGCGTTTTCCTAAAGGAAAACTGCCTAATCTATCGATTATCCATAGAATATTACATAGAAAAAAGACAAACCTCATGTTTGTATAA
- a CDS encoding GNAT family N-acetyltransferase has protein sequence MIRTARVEDAETINKLNKEELGYEMPLSETTKQLKYILAQPEIYVIDVYEEEGTRKVLGYVHAQKYATLLSPTLFNILALAVSSKAQHQGIGRRLMESVEKQGKERGYFGVRLNSGEYRNEAHRFYERIGYHSTKWQKQFQKRFSK, from the coding sequence ATGATCAGAACTGCTCGTGTGGAGGATGCAGAAACCATAAACAAGCTAAATAAGGAAGAATTAGGGTATGAGATGCCACTTTCGGAAACAACGAAGCAATTAAAATACATCTTGGCACAGCCAGAGATCTATGTCATTGATGTTTATGAGGAAGAAGGGACGAGGAAAGTATTAGGATATGTCCATGCCCAAAAGTATGCAACATTGTTAAGTCCAACGTTGTTCAATATTTTAGCATTAGCAGTTTCTTCAAAAGCGCAACATCAAGGAATTGGCAGACGATTGATGGAGAGTGTTGAGAAGCAAGGAAAAGAACGTGGCTACTTTGGTGTTCGACTAAACTCTGGCGAATATCGCAACGAGGCACATCGTTTTTATGAACGTATCGGCTATCATTCAACCAAATGGCAAAAGCAATTTCAAAAAAGATTTTCTAAATGA
- a CDS encoding DUF1292 domain-containing protein: MAEHNHTHDHEGHEHITLVDDQGNETLYEILLTVDGQEEFGRNYVLLYPAGVPEDEDVELQAYAYVENEDGTEGELEQIETDAEWDMIEEVFNTFMAEEEE, encoded by the coding sequence ATGGCAGAACACAATCATACACATGATCATGAAGGACATGAACATATCACATTGGTCGATGATCAAGGAAATGAAACATTATACGAAATCTTGTTAACAGTCGATGGACAAGAAGAATTTGGTCGTAACTACGTATTGCTTTATCCAGCCGGCGTACCGGAAGATGAAGATGTAGAATTACAAGCCTATGCCTACGTTGAAAACGAAGACGGAACAGAAGGCGAATTAGAACAAATCGAAACAGATGCTGAATGGGATATGATCGAAGAGGTCTTCAATACATTCATGGCGGAAGAAGAAGAATAG
- the ruvX gene encoding Holliday junction resolvase RuvX yields the protein MRVMGLDVGSKTVGVAVSDPFGWTAQGVEIIRIDEDKEEFGFERLAELVKQYEVDRFVVGLPKNMNNSIGPRAESSMVYGEKIKEMFSLPVDYQDERLTTVQAERMLVEQANTSRAKRKKVIDKLAAVMILQNYLDGSGKQLF from the coding sequence ATGAGAGTGATGGGCTTGGATGTCGGCTCAAAGACTGTAGGTGTCGCTGTTAGTGATCCTTTTGGCTGGACTGCACAAGGCGTAGAGATCATTCGTATCGATGAAGATAAAGAAGAATTTGGATTTGAACGATTGGCAGAACTGGTCAAACAGTACGAAGTAGATCGTTTTGTTGTAGGCTTGCCGAAAAACATGAATAATTCAATCGGTCCGAGAGCAGAAAGCTCAATGGTTTACGGAGAAAAGATCAAAGAAATGTTTTCTCTACCAGTCGACTATCAAGATGAACGACTGACTACCGTCCAAGCAGAACGCATGTTGGTCGAACAGGCAAATACGTCAAGAGCAAAAAGAAAAAAAGTCATCGATAAGCTTGCTGCGGTGATGATTTTACAAAATTATTTAGATGGTTCGGGAAAACAACTATTTTAA
- a CDS encoding IreB family regulatory phosphoprotein: MGFTDETVRFGFDDSRKKEVSETLAIVYRALEEKGYNPINQIVGYLLSGDPAYIPRYRDARNLIRRHERDEIMEVIVKDYLSNHGVNL; the protein is encoded by the coding sequence ATGGGTTTTACAGATGAAACCGTACGTTTTGGTTTTGATGATAGTCGTAAAAAAGAAGTCAGCGAAACATTAGCGATCGTTTATCGGGCTTTGGAAGAAAAAGGCTACAATCCAATCAACCAGATTGTGGGCTACTTGCTTTCTGGAGACCCGGCCTACATTCCTCGTTATCGTGATGCAAGGAATCTGATCCGTCGTCATGAACGCGATGAAATCATGGAAGTGATCGTCAAAGACTATCTCTCAAATCATGGAGTGAATCTATGA
- a CDS encoding DNA/RNA non-specific endonuclease — MSKKTTKTIIGVAVALLAGALGISTTQKDSDLVQQLTGLFDSKPQVSQVANVPEYDGTHQEIEINQNKPTFTKEELSLDKGTWESYSDIDRLNRVGQANAMLGKEMFPKEKRESLYIDPTGWKQKKLSDGQWLYNRSHLIGFQLTGQNNNIKNLMTGTRSLNTPHMLAHENDIAAYIKETNHHVRYRVTPHFEGEELVARGVQLEAQSIEDNQISFNVFIYNVQDGYTINYQTGQAKKT; from the coding sequence ATGAGCAAAAAAACAACCAAAACAATCATAGGAGTCGCAGTTGCTCTTTTAGCTGGTGCATTAGGGATTTCAACGACGCAAAAAGACTCTGATCTCGTTCAACAACTGACAGGTTTATTTGATTCAAAACCTCAAGTCTCACAAGTGGCGAATGTTCCAGAATACGACGGCACGCACCAAGAAATCGAAATCAATCAAAATAAGCCAACTTTTACAAAAGAAGAACTGAGCTTAGATAAAGGAACATGGGAAAGTTATTCCGATATCGATCGACTGAATCGTGTAGGTCAAGCCAATGCCATGTTAGGAAAAGAGATGTTCCCTAAAGAAAAACGTGAGTCTCTTTATATCGATCCTACAGGTTGGAAACAAAAAAAATTGAGTGACGGACAATGGCTTTACAATCGAAGCCACTTGATAGGTTTTCAGCTAACTGGTCAAAACAATAACATCAAAAATTTGATGACAGGGACTCGTTCGTTGAATACCCCTCATATGCTGGCACATGAAAATGATATTGCCGCATACATCAAAGAAACCAATCATCACGTTCGCTATCGGGTAACACCACATTTTGAAGGGGAAGAACTAGTAGCACGAGGTGTTCAGTTAGAAGCCCAAAGCATTGAAGATAACCAAATCTCGTTCAATGTGTTTATCTATAATGTGCAAGACGGTTATACGATCAACTATCAAACGGGGCAAGCTAAGAAAACATGA
- a CDS encoding TetR/AcrR family transcriptional regulator: MGRTREFNEEKVLLESAKIFAKNGYAGTSISQLVKATGLLRGSLYSAYYSKAGLFTTCFNYIAEDGVTDNGLLIDLLIIALLERTADDNEVKKVAQKVITALEEKNEGSIETIIADRVMRRADLTDRGK, encoded by the coding sequence ATGGGAAGAACGAGAGAATTTAATGAAGAGAAAGTTTTACTAGAATCGGCAAAAATATTTGCCAAAAATGGGTATGCAGGGACGTCGATCAGTCAATTGGTAAAAGCGACTGGCTTGCTTCGAGGAAGTTTATACTCTGCTTATTATAGTAAAGCTGGTTTATTTACGACTTGCTTTAACTATATAGCTGAAGATGGAGTGACCGATAATGGGTTATTGATTGATTTATTGATCATCGCATTATTAGAACGTACGGCAGATGACAACGAAGTAAAGAAAGTCGCACAGAAGGTAATCACCGCTTTGGAAGAGAAAAACGAAGGTTCGATTGAAACGATCATTGCTGATCGAGTCATGCGTCGAGCGGATCTTACGGACAGGGGGAAGTAG
- a CDS encoding threonine/serine exporter family protein codes for MPERDLDLLLNTCLLAGKIMTESNAEMYRVEDTMSRIASASGNYRLVSYVTQTGLFIGFDRTSTIRMEQITNRTINLERVVKVNNLSRKYVANELTLEELYSALQEVEKDRRMFPVWLQIISAAIISGTIMILFGGELKDLPITLSIGGVGYIVYLCSLRFFRIKFLAEFLSSLIIGIAAILSVRLGIGLNQDLIIIGCVMPLVPGVQITNAIRDLLAGHYVSGVSRGAEAMMTAAMIGFAIAFIFQIFY; via the coding sequence ATGCCAGAAAGAGATTTAGATTTATTGCTTAATACCTGTTTATTGGCGGGAAAAATAATGACGGAAAGTAATGCAGAGATGTACCGTGTAGAAGATACGATGAGTCGGATCGCTTCTGCTTCTGGAAATTATCGCTTAGTTAGCTACGTGACCCAAACAGGACTATTTATCGGATTTGATCGGACTTCGACGATCCGCATGGAACAAATCACCAATCGAACGATCAATTTAGAAAGAGTAGTCAAGGTCAATAATCTTTCAAGAAAATATGTTGCCAATGAATTGACTTTGGAAGAACTATATAGCGCATTACAAGAAGTCGAGAAAGATCGTCGGATGTTCCCAGTATGGCTACAAATCATCAGCGCTGCTATCATTAGCGGGACGATCATGATTTTATTTGGTGGCGAATTGAAAGATTTACCGATCACATTGTCGATTGGTGGAGTGGGCTACATTGTTTATCTTTGCAGTTTGCGTTTTTTTAGAATCAAGTTTTTAGCTGAATTCCTTTCCTCTTTGATTATCGGCATTGCCGCTATTTTAAGTGTGCGTTTAGGAATCGGTCTCAATCAGGATTTGATCATCATTGGTTGTGTCATGCCGTTGGTTCCTGGTGTTCAAATCACCAACGCGATTCGTGATCTATTAGCGGGGCACTACGTTTCTGGTGTTTCTCGTGGAGCAGAAGCGATGATGACTGCGGCGATGATTGGTTTTGCAATCGCCTTTATCTTTCAAATCTTCTACTAA
- a CDS encoding threonine/serine exporter family protein — MWHVLIQFSFSFLATAAFAIITNVPRKALVWCGLAGAVGWMIYWLCLAMGGGAALGSLLGSLGVAFASDLFSKQLKMPVTIFNIPGMVPLVPGGLAYQAVRSLVTGAYQDAAFLTVQAIMIAGAIALGLVISEVFNHNIRSFKLKREAIVLKRRKKK; from the coding sequence ATGTGGCATGTATTGATTCAATTTTCTTTTAGCTTTTTAGCGACCGCTGCCTTTGCAATCATCACTAATGTGCCAAGGAAAGCCTTAGTTTGGTGTGGTTTAGCTGGTGCCGTAGGTTGGATGATCTATTGGTTGTGTCTAGCTATGGGTGGCGGTGCAGCTTTAGGTTCATTACTAGGTTCATTAGGCGTTGCTTTTGCTAGTGATCTTTTTTCTAAACAACTAAAAATGCCCGTCACGATTTTCAATATCCCCGGTATGGTACCACTGGTTCCTGGAGGCTTAGCCTATCAAGCTGTTCGCAGTTTAGTTACAGGTGCTTATCAAGATGCGGCATTTCTCACTGTTCAAGCGATCATGATTGCTGGAGCGATTGCCTTAGGTCTAGTGATATCAGAAGTATTCAACCACAATATCCGTAGTTTTAAACTGAAACGTGAAGCGATTGTATTGAAGAGAAGAAAGAAAAAATGA